AGTGAAATaatcatttgattttctggcatTGAAAGCATCCATTCTTCCACATTGCCAgagttaattcattttttttcaagttctccTGAGAAGGAATTTATTTACAATAATAATCACAACAAGCCTTGAACTCTAGAACGAAGTTCTCAAATTAGAAAATCAGCAGCATAAACTATCACTCAATGTTTAATAAGGCAATACATTAACGTGTCGACTTATTAATACACGGATCTGTTGGGCTTGGAAACCTAAACAATTTAAAATGCTTGCTGGGGAGGCAAATCTTTTCAAACATAATGCTCATACATACAGCGGAGACATCAACACAATGTACGCTTTAGTTACTCTAGCCAATTCCTACAGAAGTTTTCCCAGAGAAAGCACCACATGTGGCCACGATGAAAAAAAAGTACTAATCAACCAACGCATACGCTTTGACTTAACTATCACGATGTGAAGAGaatatctatttaaaaacaaGACTGAAAATGATCAATCAAAACTTTCTCCTTGGACTATTTCTCTGTTCATGTTGTGACGTCGCTAAAGGCTGAAAGCACACAATTGATTTCCAGGTGCTTAAGAAACCGTTAAGGCTGATTGATCATCATCAAGCTACCAAAGCTTTTGAAAATGGAACGCTTCTTGCAAAACTTGACCCGTTTTTTTGGCCGAACCCTGGATTCTCACTGCTCCCCACCCAAGATGGGGTCAGGAAGTTTTCTTCATCTCGTTCTTTCctaactcctgtgaattctttccTAACTAAGGGCAGTATTTTTCTTCGGGTGACTTCAGCTCGGCTCGACGTTAACCGGTCATGTTACGGTCCTCAACCCTGAACAAAAAACCAGCTTCCTTCCAACCCAGCTGTTAACACTGAACCGACCTAGCACGGAAACCCGTACGACAACAGTACGAAACCAACCCAGAGGACTGCTTTTCCTGGACCAACCCCACCTCAACAGCCCCCGGACACCCACATCTCTCCTGCTCCGGaacgggagggggaggggagggcgcgCCCCGAGGATGTCCCCCCTCTCGGCTTCCTCAGGCTGGCGGCTGGAGGTGAGAGCGCCCTTCCTGCCAGCCTACCGTCCCGGCCTCGGACACCGACACAGACCGCCGACAGGGCTTTCTGCGGAGAACCGCCGAGGCAGCGCGCCGCACACTTGCCTGCCCGCCTCCCCGACCGGCGCTCGCAGCTCAGGCCAGAGGCCGCGGGGTCACCGGGCTGCACCGCGGACACCCGAGCTCCGCCGAGCGGCCTCCCCGCCCCCTCCGCTCCGCTCCGCCGCCAGCAGACGGCGCCCCCGGGCCAACTTCGCCGGGGAAAGAGGAAGCGACTAGAGACTAGCAGGCAGAGCGGACCGACCGGGAGACCGAAAGGACTGTGCGTGTGTCCGCACGCGAGCGAGGCCGTCTCACCTTCCCTCCGCCGAGCCCTCGGCTCCAGTCACCTGAGGACCGCACCGGGACGCCACCGCGGCTGCCCGGATGCCGTTACCGCACGAGGCCTGTGCTGCGCCGCCGCGTAGCTCTCGGAGAGGGGCGGGGCGCGCGCAACCGGTGGGCGGACCGTTGCGGGCAGGAAACCCGCTCCACGCCCAATCTAATAGGCTCCATCGCCTCCTGCGCCCGCCCCTGACGCTTCAGCGGAATGCGCCGCTCCGGGATTGGGCGAGCGGGCTTGTCAATCAAGCGCGGGCCCTGAGTGGTCCCTGAGCTGAGACTGCGCGGCCTTTGGACAGAAGGTGAGGAGCGCCGGGCCCCACCGCCCTGTTCTCCCCTAGCCTCCTCGGTGGCTGCTTACTTTCCGCCTCTCCCACTGCTACTAAAACCTGTCATTCATTTTAAATCGCTCATTAATGTCGAACAGCGGTCCCGAGTTCAACCCAGACTACTCTGGTGCCTGCATCTGAAAGGGCCGACCAGCTGCAGATCTTAGGGACAGGGAGcgacaaagaaaatgaagcctcGGGGGAAAAATGTAAGATGTTTGTTAatgaaaaccacaaccaaaataAGCTTTGCGAGCAACTTCCGAGTGCCCTGGCGCGTGGGTAGCCTTCATTCCCGGCTTCCAGTCCTGTGAAAAGGACAGTTACTTCTGCCCTAGGGGTGAGTATGGCAGTGGCACAGTCCCAGCCACCTGCCAAGGAAGGCATCAATAAATCGGCTCTCCTTCCTAACTTGCCTTACAGCGACTCATAACCTGCCTCACTATTTCCCAATCACCTTTGTTGCTTAGTGTGGGTGTGGCACCTAAAAGAAACATTCTAGGTTAGGTAATTTTATGGAAACACGAGTTTTTGCCTCCAGCGTAGCTGCACCCATATACCTAGATTGCAAAGTCTATTAAAAGAACTGTTTCACCCACGCCCACCTCGTGCCTAGCACATCATCCTCAACAATCGAGGAATTAATACAGCttcctttcatcttttaaaaattcatttttattctttgtgtgttcGAGTGTTTGGTGTACTTGTGTTATACTTGTGTATAATTTTGCTGCCCATGGAGGTCAAATGAGGGTAtaggatcttctggaactggagttacagatggttttgaaccaccctgtgggtgctgggaatcaaactcaggcccctTGGAAGACCagcgctcttaatcactgaatcTCAGCCCCTTCCTTTAGCTATACTACAAGCCCTACCTGTAAATCCTAAAAAGTTGTTTTCTGCTTTTAACTTAATTGCATGTTAATAAATACATGGGTGGCCTGCCCTAGGTAAAATACAAGTTACCTGTAGCCCCTTTTAATCCTGAGTTTAGTTGAGAAAAGTAGAACATAAAACTGGGGAAAGGATACTCTGCCTATTGTTAGTATCAAAAGTAAGTAAtgcaaattatatatttaaaaacatacataccGAAGAGAAGGGGGTGATGcatgcagaagcaggtggatcgaggccagcctggtctacagattgagtgtgagttccaggacagccagggctacccagagaaaccctgtctcaaaaaacaaaaagacaaatatatatatatatatatatatatgcagagacAGGTTCAAgttctgcaagttcaaggccaccctggtttaTGTAGCAAATcctaggacagtcaaggctacatagagagatgctatctcaaaagcaaaaacataCAGGCAGCTGACCCCCATTAACTCCAAAGGAGGATATTTGGGGTAATAAAGGAAATAAGAATCCTCCATATCTTAAGACCTTTCCCAGTAAGCTATTGACAGCTTATATAGTTAGAATGACCTAGTTTAGTGTCCCTATCATACAGTAATGTTTAGGAGGAAGAAAATCCTACCTATCTGCTATCAAGAAGTTATCACAGACTTGATATTGAAGTGTAAACATTAGTGGGCCCTACTAAATAAACTTAACTTCTGGATTTAGTATAGTTATGCTGTTATAGGAAAGAGTCTACCTTGTATGGAAGGTGCTAAAATAGGCACTGCAGATCTTGAGTCCACACCAGTGTCAGATATTGAGATTTAAACCAACCTGTATTATTTCTGTGCTAACCATATCAACAGTTGTATGTAGGGACAGATGGGCATTAAGCCACAATGAGAGGGAAATGTGTAGTAAGACTATTTGAGCAAAAAGAAGGGCTTGGGAGGGAGTTACCAAGTCTAAAGACATTAAGCAATTATAGTAATGTTGATGGAGCAGACAGTGGCTAGATTTGAAGCAATGTGTTAGGAAAGCTGAGGTCCTTAGAGTTTATCCTACAAGAAATGAGAAAGAGTTGTTTCACTAAAGAGTTGTTTTTCAGTACTTTTTCAGTAGATCATTCTGATGTTTTCTAGCTCTTGTTTCTACTGAGAAGCAAGTagcaattcaaaaaaaaaaaaaaaccaactttctTTTATGTGTGATGGGTTTTGCTTACATGCAgttccctcagagaccagaagagggcaccaaattcTGGAACTGAAATACCAGACAGTTGTTAGTTGcgagtgggtgctaggaacccaacTCGTCTTCTAAAGACCACAGTGACAGGAGCTGAACTATGACCCTGAAAGGACATTGTACagcataaaaattttttaaaaaggataaaactgtaggcataatgtttttaTACACTGTGTTaatcaaatgctgatttctctgccctcatacCTTGTTTCAGTCCAGACAcagcattgtaatgcttataccaagaatctcctgtctcaggtTTGTGTGTAAAACAGTTCTTATTCtgtgccttgtcaataaatgctgatcacccagTGGCTGGGTAGAAAAGACAGTCGCACCCACcagccagaggaaggagagagggagagagggagattcaGATCAGCAGCAGGATGGAGGAAGTGGAGCCATGAAGAAGGGGTCTGAAGAGCTGGGTCATTATCACGGGATGGGGCTGGGAGGTAGCCACATTAGCGCAGAAGTTTAGGATAGATCACTTAACTATGGGTAATGAGGCgtagttttaaataaatcttgaTTTCTCTGTGAAGTTACTGGGGACTagcataacataaataaatacagtcaCCAGATTAATTCACAGCCACATTTATATTAAAGAAATTTCATTCACATTAAGCCATAGAGCAAGGGGGAGCAGGGTAGGCCATACCGTTGTCCAATCATACTTTGACATAAGGATTGAACAAGGGAGTGTCCATCCATCAGGACTGGAGTTGGTCCCTGGGCCTGGGAACAGGAACTTGTTTGACGCTGCCGACAAGATGGAGAAGTTGTCCTTGAGATGTCTGGACTCAGGCAACTGTTTCCTTACGACAGAAGCTGTTCAGCTACTGGGAATCCCCAGCTCCCCTGGGACCTGGGACCTGGAAtttagtttctctgtatagtcgaATGGAGTCTGAAAATGAAATGGAGTCTGAAAATGAAATCCTTAGAATGAGTTTCTCTAGCTTGTTCCCAACGATGTCTATGCTCACCCTTAGCAGGTTACACCCAAGATTACATATGTGGACATATGCTGCCCAGGGTCTTACTGAAtctcccaagctggcctcaaatttaggagcatcctgcctcagctttctaagacactgagattacaggcttatAGCTCTATGTCTGGCTCAGTTTGCATAATGTCTGTTGATATCTAATGTCTAGTAATCCCTGAAAATCTTAAGTATCAACACTTCCCAACGCTGGCTACCTTGCTAATGGATTTGGATTTGTTTGGAGATAATTTAGAAACATTTTATTCAGAAAAACAGAAATCACATTTTACCACAATGGAGGAAATTTAGGATTATGTGTTAATGGACTGAAAAAACTGACGCCAGgtttggtggctcatgcctgtcacCCCATTATTGGGAGGATCACCCcaggttcaaagccagcatgggtatatagtgagaccctgtctcagaggatcacaaaataaataataaaataaaataaaatgcagggAGGGGCCAGAGATGACATTGAGGTAACCCAAAGGAAGTTGCTTTGTGGATCAGCTACCACCCCTAGGGCTAGTGAAAAGGGAGATCAAGTCTGGACTAAAGCACTTGAGCAGTAAGGCATGACCCAGCTGGGATATAGCTCAGACCTCCAGGAGGAAGCTCTCAGGTTGGCTCTTCTACTGCTCAGGGAATGATGTGCAAGTAGAATAATGCCAAAAGTAATCCCAAAAATAAGGGTAAAATCAAGTCAAACAGCAAATGATAAGGCAAGTGGAAAGAGGGAAGTCCCTCTCCTGCCATCTAATCTATTGACTTGTTTGCTTtgtcaagtatgtgtgtgtgtgtgtgtatgtgtttgtttatttgcagtACTGGGGGCTCAGTTTTTGCCTTCTAATCTCCCCCTGTTgacttatttgcttttatttattcgtTTATTCATTAATTTGCAGTGCTGGGAGTTGAGCCTAAAGCAGCTTGCTACATAGtatgagctatatccccagtagactttcttttttttgaaaaccAGTCTGAGTAAGTTGCCAAAGCTAACCCTGAACTTTGTGATCCACCTGCCACAGCTTCCCAAGTAGCTAGAATTACAGCCCTATGCCATCGGGCTCAGCCCCTCTGTAATGTCCTTTGTAGGCAGAACCCTGTGAGAGATACTGGTAGCATCAGAAAAGTGAAACATGTGGGGCTGAGCCTTAGCATCACATACGAAAGTATAGACGGGAGCTAAGGCAGTACCTTAATGATCAGTCACGTCAACAGAAGCGTGAGCAGAATGAAGAGCAGCCCAGATTAGACTCACATTGATGCTGCCTGGTAGGCTTTTACAAGCCTAGAGGTCCCTTTGAAGACATCCTCAGGATCCCATATCAGTTCTCTACTGTATCGTGATAACTGCTAgtgttaaaattttttaattataatttttctttattcttgagaatttcatacatgtatacaataaaatattatcatATCTGTCCCCATTTCCCTCCTCTAACTCCCCATGTGCCCCTCAACATACCCTACTCCCAACATAATgacttttttggttttgatttttgttttagttttgtttgtgacagggtttctctgtctctgttagccctgcctgtcctagaaaTGACTTTTTTAGAAAAGTAACCCATTAAGTCCAATTACTGCTGTccacagtggagggaggggaacctGGAACACAGAAACACACCAGTAGGAGCATCCTCAACCAGCACCCTTTCCTCTCTGTGCTGGATCATGCCGAGCTGCGCTCTGCGCCGACCCTGCGCCTTGCCGAGCTGCGCCCTACGCCGACCCTGCGCCTTGCCGAGCTGCGCCCTGCGCAGACCCTGCTCTGTAACCGCAGCTGCTTTGAGTTCATCAGTCAATAGACACGTGTCTATTTTTTTAggcgttttttttttaagtagtatGTCTGATTTACTTAAAAACTTACCTTAGAATTATAAACAGGAACAGCAATGAAAAAGATTTgcataaaaaaaagataaagagactTGTCCAAGTATTAGCTCTCACATCATCAGGATTATCACAATCAGGATTATCGATTATAGACAGCTGGTGAGAAACAATTGTACCCTCCACTCATTCTCTATTCAGTGCTGAAGCCTACTGCGGGAAGACAGGTCTCCCATTCTCGAGCCTAGACTCCCTGTTACTGAAATCCAACTTTTCTTTGCTCCCTTCTCATACCTTTTAGGACAGCTTAGATTTTTAGTGGAAAATTGGATTTTAGCTAAGTGTTCAACATTTTATCCTTTAGTATGATTTTCATGaatgaatatttttgaatattgaaGGATGTTTGTTGCACAGTTGTAGAATATTAAGAATAAACACTTTTGCCAGTCataggggcacacacctttaatgccaacacttgggagacagaggcaggccgatctctgtGTGTTGGAAACCAGTCTTGTTCTAcatagctccaggacagccaggactacataaagaaacctggtctcaaaaagaaaacaaaaacatttttcaaGTTTTAGAAGTTT
This portion of the Mus musculus strain C57BL/6J chromosome 9, GRCm38.p6 C57BL/6J genome encodes:
- the Gm46139 gene encoding synapsin-1-like; translated protein: MRHGNPYDNSTKPTQRTAFPGPTPPQQPPDTHISPAPEREGEGRARPEDVPPLGFLRLAAGGESALPASLPSRPRTPTQTADRAFCGEPPRQRAAHLPARLPDRRSQLRPEAAGSPGCTADTRAPPSGLPAPSAPLRRQQTAPPGQLRRGKRKRLETSRQSGPTGRPKGLCVCPHASEAVSPSLRRALGSSHLRTAPGRHRGCPDAVTARGLCCAAA